Proteins encoded within one genomic window of Carassius carassius chromosome 22, fCarCar2.1, whole genome shotgun sequence:
- the LOC132099001 gene encoding serine/threonine-protein kinase 38-like: MAMPGGMAAPLPMSNHTRERVTVAKLTLEHFYSTLLTQHEEREMRQKKLEKVMDEEGLPDEEKSMRRSLHARKETEFLRLKRTRLGLDDFESLKVIGRGAFGEVRLVQKKDTGHIYAMKILRKSDMLEKEQVAHIRAERDILVEADGAWVVKMFYSFQDKRNLYLIMEFLPGGDMMTLLMKKDTLSEEATQFYIAETVLAIDSIHQLGFIHRDIKPDNLLLDSRGHVKLSDFGLCTGLKKAHRTEFYRNLTHNPPSDFSFQNMNSKRKAETWKKNRRQLAYSTVGTPDYIAPEVFMQTGYNKLCDWWSLGVIMYEMLIGYPPFCSETPQETYRKVMNWRETLIFPPEVPISERAKDLILRYCIDAENRVGSGSVDEIKSHPFFESVDWEHIRERPAAISIDIKSIDDTSNFDDFPESDILQPVTNVTEPDFKSKDWVFLNYTYKRFEGLTQRGTIPTYMKAGKA; the protein is encoded by the exons ATGGCCATGCCGGGAGGCATGGCAGCGCCGCTCCCGATGAGTAACCACACACGTGAGAGAGTCACGGTGGCCAAACTCACGCTGGAGCACTTCTACAGCACCCTGCTCACCCAGCACGAGGAGCGGGAGAtgag GCAGAAGAAGCTGGAGAAGGTGATGGATGAGGAGGGTTTACCTGAtgaagag AAGAGTATGAGGCGCTCTCTGCACGCTCGTAAGGAGACCGAGTTTCTACGGCTCAAGAGGACCCGTCTTGGTCTTGATGACTTTGAGTCCCTCAAAGTGATCGGGAGAGGAGCATTTGGTGAG GTGCGCCTGGTTCAGAAAAAGGACACAGGTCACATTTATGCCATGAAGATCCTCAGGAAATCCGACATGTTAGAGAAAGAGCAG GTGGCTCATATCCGGGCCGAGAGAGATATCCTGGTGGAGGCTGATGGCGCCTGGGTAGTGAAGATGTTCTACAGCTTTCAAGATAAACGCAATCTGTATCTCATCATGGAGTTTCTGCCTGGAG gagatATGATGACTCTGCTGATGAAGAAAGACACGCTGTCAGAAGAAGCTACGCAGTTTTATATTGCAGAGACTGTCCTGGCCATTGACTCCATTCACCAGCTGGGCTTCATTCACAGAGATATCAAACCTGACAACCTGCTGCTCGACTCACGG GGCCATGTCAAACTGTCTGACTTTGGCCTCTGCACAGGCCTGAAGAAGGCCCATCGGACTGAATTTTACAGGAACCTCACGCACAACCCTCCCAGTGACTTTT CTTTCCAAAACATGAATTCAAAACGGAAAGCAGAAACATGGAAGAAGAACCGAAGACAGCTG GCGTATTCAACCGTCGGGACGCCAGACTATATCGCCCCTGAGGTTTTCATGCAGACGGGCTACAACAAGCTTTGTGACTGGTGGTCTCTTGGAGTGATAATGTACGAGATGTTGATAG GCTACCCACCCTTCTGTTCCGAGACGCCACAGGAAACCTACAGGAAGGTCATGAACTGGCGAGAAACGCTAATTTTCCCCCCTGAAGTCCCCATTTCAGAGAGAGCCAAGGACTTGATCCTTAG GTATTGCATAGATGCAGAAAACAGGGTTGGATCAGGAAGTGTGGATGAAATCAAATCTCACCCTTTCTTCGAGTCTGTGGACTGGGAGCATATCAG GGAGAGACCTGCTGCTATTTCCATTGACATCAAGAGCATCGATGATACGTCCAACTTTGATGACTTTCCAGAGTCTGACATTCTACAGCCAG TAACAAATGTAACAGAACCAGACTTCAAGTCCAAGGACTGGGTTTTCCTTAACTACACCTACAAACGCTTTGAGGGATTGACACAGCGTGGCACCATCCCCACTTATATGAAGGCAGGCAAGGCCTGA
- the LOC132099000 gene encoding gamma-secretase-activating protein-like yields MLRLNPTFDAQKDVVASILAKEERANIGVLEPRILSVEKDGGVVYSWRGATGTTRIGKYDPHSTENKLLYTFDKQVCVSSCSLNKEETLLAVSLSQSTHGAFKPVSKCLTLLIEIHPINNTKVLKAVDCRVKVQFLYPKTCRTTLLESHLLLAAEDGYVDQYHITLTRQEGYRVVMQSPERLSRERVAEDFSWVQWDSDTQRLFYLTAREKHTLKCVQFYPDRNFETVFELPLEMPSVSSVTSSVRFVNFGYDHYQDSKDEGLRIEVFTSITERTMCVCYSPPVQWHKDATYTIAFVHRGCSKTFTVSLEKGSAPANLPTVHPIFIHLDYYIVVYLADHFLHLINCRQQDLLCYSLFLSGADGHIGALGLGREVVSVSGSRLLDVRAGTMYTMELNPDFLLELLSAGRPEAQRLAALHCMLVYLQPNPVMELKIINWISENIMSFDAFDQIQEFILASLYRISYQQCVSLDKLLPYSCVFEKKELPVALTAIPGVKCTPELLGQSIMKGKPKSLQGYWEELQLILERMRYFEGVPSPRFRTSLIKEDWDRFQAAMNSEKEKSPHCHRQIEENTKKVLSMVDTWRLDKRVVPLFQEEDQQQRMLVGLMVDKLREHLNKHLSRLGKKKIDLLVVNYAAKLLELVWHVLELMWQKLKLGPWVLCIQEKGSSEEWAMLHVMFRILEATKGLCLPLPPGYSTLLSVLGVRCLPQYTFLQYVDHGLLQLTEPFVSRLMTDLDNSDANEQLKFSILKRLPEHMEQKVCQQWDHPITSACISREYVRTLLEKNSENRDSALLDYGKSCSYPDFLPLNYLTKILWNREEQAQNPFEEQENVDVRFVEETALKQTQIQLGFEDK; encoded by the exons ATGTTGAGATTAAACCCCACTTTCGATGCTCAAAAAGATGTTGTGGCAAGCATTTTGGCGAAGGAGGAAAGAGCAAATATAG GTGTTCTTGAGCCTCGCATTCTGAGTGTGGAGAAAGATGGAGGGGTCGTGTACTCTTGGAGA GGGGCAACAGGAACTACAAGGATTGGGAAATATGATCCTCACAGTACAGAGAATAAG CTCCTCTACACTTTTGACAAGCAGGTGTGTGTCAGCAGCTGTTCTTTAAATAAAGAAGAAACACTCCTGG CGGTCAGCCTATCTCAGTCCACACATGGAGCTTTTAAACCAG TGTCAAAATGTTTAACTCTCCTCATTGAGATACACCCAATCAACAACACAAAGGTCCTGAAGGCGGTGGACTGCAGAGTCAAAGTGCAG TTTCTTTATCCTAAGACATGCCGGACCACTTTACTGGAGAGTCATTTGCTGTTGGCGGCAGAGGATGGCT ATGTTGATCAGTACCACATTACTCTGACGAGGCAGGAGGGCTACAGAGTG GTTATGCAGAGTCCTGAGCGTCTGAGCAGAGAGAGAGTGGCGGAGGACTTCAGTTGGGTCCAGTGGGACTCAGACACTCAAAGACTCTTCTACCTCACTGCACGG GAGAAACACACACTGAAGTGTGTACAGTTTTACCCCGATCGCAACTTTGAAACCGTG TTTGAGCTTCCACTGGAGATGCCCAGCGTTTCTTCTGTAACTTCTTCTGTGAG GTTTGTTAATTTCGGGTACGATCACTATCAGGACTCGAAGGACGAGGGTCTCAGGATAGAGGTGTTCACCAGCATAACAG AGA GAACCATGTGTGTATGCTACAGCCCTCCAGTGCAATGGCATAAGGACGCCACCTACACTATTGCATTTGTGCACAGAG GTTGCAGTAAGACGTTCACTGTGTCTCTAGAGAAAGGCTCCGCACCTGCTAATTTGCCAACCGTCCATCCTATTTTCATTCATCTGG ATTATTATATAGTGGTGTACCTGGCTGATCATTTCCTGCACCTCATCAACTGCAGACAACAAGACCTGCTCTGCTACAGTCTCTTCCTGTCAG GGGCGGATGGTCACATTGGAGCCCTGGGTTTGGGCAGAGAGGTTGTGAGTGTGTCTGGCAGCAGGCTGCTTGATGTCCGAGCCGGCACGATGTACACCATGGAGCTCAACCCTGACTTTCTGCTTGAGCTTCTCAGTGCAGGCAGGCCTGAGGCCCAGCGGCTTGCTGCTCTGCACTGCATGCTGGTCTACCTGCAGCCAAATCCTGTGATGGAGCTCAAG ATTATAAATTGGATCAGTGAGAATATTATGAGCTTTGATGCTTTTGATCAGATTCAGGAATTTATTCTAG CCAGCCTGTACAGAATAAGCTACCAACAGTGTGTGAGCCTAGATAAGTTGTTACCGTACTCCTGTGTGTTCGAGAAGAAG GAGCTTCCTGTGGCTCTGACAGCAATCCCTGGGGTAAAATGCACCCCCGAACTGCTCGGTCAATCAATAATGAAAGGCAAG CCAAAAAGCCTGCAGGGTTACTGGGAGGAACTACAGCTCATCTTGGAAAGGATGAGGTATTTTGAGGGGGTACCGAGCCCTCGCTTCAGGACCAGTCTTATTAAAGAGGACTGGGACAGATTTCAGGCTGCTATG AACTCAGAGAAGGAGAAATCTCCCCACTGTCATCGCCAAATTGAGGAGAACACAAAAAA AGTTCTGTCCATGGTGGACACTTGGCGTTTGG ATAAGCGTGTAGTTCCACTGTTTCAAGAGGAGGACCAACAGCAGAGGATGCTAGTGGGTTTG aTGGTGGACAAACTCAGAGAACACTTAAACAAACATTTATCACGACTGGGGAAGAAAAAGATTGATTTGCTGGTGGTGAATTATGCTGCAAAGCTG CTGGAACTGGTCTGGCATGTGTTGGAATTGATGTGGCAGAAGCTGAAGTTGGGCCCCTGGGTGCTCTGCAT TCAGGAGAAGGGCAGTTCAGAAGAGTGGGCGATGCTTCATGTGATGTTTCGCATTCTGGAAGCAACTAAAGGGCTCTGTCTCCCCCTCCCTCCAG GTTATTCTACACTGTTAAGTGTGCTCGGAGTCCGTTGTCTCCCACAGTACACCTTTCTCCAGTATGTGGACCACGGCCTTCTTCAGCTCACAGAACCATTTGTTTCACGCCTTATGACAG ATTTAGATAACAGTGATGCCAATGAGCAGTTGAAGTTTAGTATCCTGAAAAGACTTCCTGAG caTATGGAGCAGAAAGTATGCCAGCAGTGGGATCATCCCATCACTTCTGCATGTATCTCCAGAGAATACGTCAGGACTCTGCTGGAAAAAAACTCAGAGAACAGG gactcTGCACTCTTGGACTATGGCAAGTCATGTTCCTATCCTGATTTCCTGCCCCTTAACTACCTCACCAAGATTCTCTGGAACAGGGAGGAACAAG CTCAGAACCCTTTTGAAGAGCAGGAGAATGTGGATGTCAGGTTTGTGGAGGAGACTGCCTTGAAGCAGACACAGATCCAGCTGGGCTTTGAAGACAAGTAA